A portion of the Candidatus Nitrosotenuis aquarius genome contains these proteins:
- a CDS encoding CFI-box-CTERM domain-containing protein, protein MLLPLFTAPAFAEFQQLPTDQGTLLVNISTDPEKPSVTEQTKLKIDFVNPQTNAIQEHIDYKVTVTNDGAPIFGPIPSTHTSLGSVTIPIEFKGGENKISIDVEGILFQPIPLETVSFTVMAQESTPPPQDVPESGCLIATAAHGTELAPQVQMLREIRNNVLFGTSSGTAFMAGFNEFYYSFSPGIADLERQSPVFREIVKAVITPMLSTMSILSYADIDSESEMLGYGIGVILLNAGIYVAIPAIIIIRTRKFIKKFTK, encoded by the coding sequence TTGCTATTACCGCTATTTACCGCGCCAGCATTTGCAGAGTTTCAACAATTGCCAACTGATCAGGGAACACTGCTTGTCAACATATCAACAGATCCAGAAAAACCAAGCGTAACTGAGCAGACAAAGCTAAAAATCGACTTTGTCAATCCACAGACAAACGCAATACAAGAGCACATCGACTACAAAGTAACGGTTACAAACGATGGAGCGCCAATCTTTGGCCCAATACCTAGCACCCACACATCTCTAGGATCAGTTACGATACCAATCGAATTCAAAGGAGGTGAAAACAAAATATCAATTGATGTTGAGGGAATTTTGTTCCAGCCGATTCCACTAGAAACGGTTTCCTTTACTGTAATGGCTCAAGAATCAACGCCGCCTCCACAAGATGTACCAGAGTCTGGTTGCCTTATTGCAACTGCAGCCCATGGAACCGAGCTTGCACCACAGGTCCAAATGTTACGAGAAATCAGAAATAATGTTCTGTTTGGGACAAGTTCAGGCACGGCTTTCATGGCTGGATTCAACGAATTCTATTATTCATTTAGTCCTGGAATAGCTGATCTGGAAAGGCAGAGCCCAGTTTTTAGGGAAATTGTCAAAGCTGTCATAACTCCGATGCTATCGACAATGTCAATTCTAAGCTATGCAGACATTGACTCAGAATCTGAAATGCTAGGTTATGGAATTGGTGTGATACTGCTCAATGCAGGAATTTACGTTGCAATACCAGCGATTATAATTATTAGAACTAGAAAATTTATTAAAAAATTCACCAAATGA